The Halostagnicola larsenii XH-48 region GCTTAACTGAGGTGGCCCGCCGAGACGAATCGATCCGAAGTCGGCCTCGATCGGTTCGGTTCGTCACACTCGCAACTGCAATCGGCACACTCGCAACTGGAACCGACACGTCCGCAACTGCAAACGGTTAGGGTCGCAGGTACGCGTACCCCTCGTCCTGCAAACGGGTGACTTCCACAGCACCTTCGGGGACGGTCTCGACGCCCTCGAGGAGATCCGACTCTTCGAGATCCATCATCTCGAGCGTGTTCGAGCAAGCGCTGACCTCGACGCCGTCCTCGAGCAGTGCCTCGACGTCGTCGACGGTGTCGCCGTCGGTCCGCACGGTCGCGATCCCCTCGGCCTGAACGACGATCGCGACGTCGTCGATGCGATCCGTTTCGTCCTCGAGTAAGTTGCGTGCGATGGCGAGTCCGGTCTGTTGTTCGGCTTCGTCTCCCGATAGGATGTGTACGACGGTTTGCATGCGTCAATCAACAGTCGTCTGTAGGGAGTAGCTGGTGCTTGCAAAAACGGACTGACGACGCGAAACGCAGGTTCGTCCGGTTAGTATCCCTCGCGACGCGGTTCGATTTCGCGCTGTGGGCCCACAGTGGGGAGTGAGACCGAAAACGTCGATCCTTCGCCGGGCTCGGACTCGACCCAGATATCGCCTCCGTGGCGTTCCACGACGCGCTTGCACAGTGCGAGGCCGATACCCGTGCCGGCGTGTTCCTCGCGGGTGTGGAGGCGCTCGAACACCTCGAAGATATCCTCCTGGCTCTCCCGTGGAATCCCGATGCCGTTGTCCTGTACGGATACGATCCACATCGAATCGTCGCGGCTGGCGGAGACGGTTACGCGAGGCGGTTCGTCTTCGCTGTACTCGAGCGCGTTGCTCAACAGATTCTGAAAGACGTGTTGTAGCTGTCCTCGATCACCCATGACCCGCGGCAGCTCCTCGAGTTCGATGGTCGCGTCGCTTTCGGCGATCTGGATCTCGAGGTTCTTCGTGACGGTTGCGAGCACGTCCGCGAGGTCGACCGGTTCCATCGGTTCGCCCCGTGTCTCGACGCGAGAGTACTCGAGCAGCGCGTCGATCATCGATTTCATGCGGTCTGCGCCGTCGACCGCGAACTCGATGAACTCCTCTCCCTCCTCGTCGAGTTCGTCCCCGTACCGATCCTCGAGTAGTGAAAGATAGCTCGTGACCATCCGAAGGGGTTCCTCGAGGTCGTGGGAGGCGGCGTAGGCGAACTGCTCTAAGCGTTCGTTCGACCGCTCGAGTTGGGCTCGTACCTGCTGGAGTTCTCGATTGCGCTGGGTCACTTCGCGCGCTCGCG contains the following coding sequences:
- a CDS encoding sensor histidine kinase; the protein is MGFDHPAGSRDSGKLLLTSIGAVYIVAGIAWVIGQIIHGEPLVNLLIVPLLVGIPGLVVLLGTHRLPRTDVDSDFYSVIGKWCLGSIGVSIVVLIVYHVLPTDSLSNPSRSILILSALSSVAGFGIGIHDARAKTRAREVTQRNRELQQVRAQLERSNERLEQFAYAASHDLEEPLRMVTSYLSLLEDRYGDELDEEGEEFIEFAVDGADRMKSMIDALLEYSRVETRGEPMEPVDLADVLATVTKNLEIQIAESDATIELEELPRVMGDRGQLQHVFQNLLSNALEYSEDEPPRVTVSASRDDSMWIVSVQDNGIGIPRESQEDIFEVFERLHTREEHAGTGIGLALCKRVVERHGGDIWVESEPGEGSTFSVSLPTVGPQREIEPRREGY
- a CDS encoding DsrE family protein, producing the protein MQTVVHILSGDEAEQQTGLAIARNLLEDETDRIDDVAIVVQAEGIATVRTDGDTVDDVEALLEDGVEVSACSNTLEMMDLEESDLLEGVETVPEGAVEVTRLQDEGYAYLRP